The following are encoded in a window of Castanea sativa cultivar Marrone di Chiusa Pesio chromosome 5, ASM4071231v1 genomic DNA:
- the LOC142635501 gene encoding receptor-like protein kinase FERONIA: MEGISQSILKLLRTAGKGRSDRKKQYYNYSSVLPEGSCRRFSLAEIKKATFYFHDDLVIGEGGVGKVYKGFIDDRGGINVAIKRLNINSMHGVDELSNEVVLLCQLRHPNLIPLIGYCIDKGERCLVYEFMVNGNLHQHICGTDHDPLPWKQRLAICIGVARGLHYLHTGLKHTIIHRDVKMSNILLDEKWEAKLADFGLSRMGPPSLSKASIMFEISLVGGAGTMGYIAPENFVGRRLTDKSDVYSFGVVLFEILCGRNTIKETSEEEECYLISWAGQCKQEGTINKIIDPYLMGKIAPECFKIYVGIASSCVRGEGKDRPAMGEVEVGLEHALQLQESADAAREEGEYDYPIDELTCSDSPIGMYRF; encoded by the coding sequence ATGGAAGGTATATCACAGTCTATTTTAAAGTTATTAAGGACGGCCGGGAAGGGAAGGTCAGAcagaaaaaaacaatattacaaTTACTCTTCAGTTCTTCCTGAGGGATCATGTCGACGATTTTCACTCGCTGAAATCAAGAAAGCTACCTTTTACTTCCATGACGATTTAGTAATTGGTGAGGGGGGTGTTGGCAAAGTCTATAAGGGGTTTATTGATGACCGTGGTGGCATAAACGTTGCAATAAAGCGTTTGAATATCAACTCAATGCATGGTGTTGACGAGTTATCGAACGAGGTGGTGTTGCTTTGCCAGCTACGCCACCCTAACCTCATCCCTCTCATCGGATATTGTATTGATAAAGGCGAGAGGTGCCTTGTCTACGAATTCATGGTCAATGGAAACCTGCACCAACACATCTGCGGCACTGACCACGATCCCCTCCCGTGGAAACAAAGACTAGCGATTTGCATCGGAGTCGCGCGTGGACTGCACTATCTTCACACTGGGCTAAAGCATACTATTATCCACCGTGACGTGAAGATGAGCAACATTCTGTTGGACGAGAAATGGGAAGCCAAGTTGGCAGATTTCGGGTTGTCCAGGATGGGTCCCCCGAGTTTGTCAAAGGCTTCAATTATGTTCGAAATTTCTTTAGTGGGTGGTGCGGGTACTATGGGTTACATTGCTCCTGAGAATTTCGTTGGTCGGCGGCTGACCGATAAATCCGACGTCTACTCTTTCGGTGTAGTACTGTTTGAAATACTCTGTGGCAGAAATACAATTAAGGAGACGTCGGAAGAGGAAGAGTGTTATCTGATTAGCTGGGCCGGCCAATGTAAACAAGAAGGGACCATCAATAAGATAATTGATCCGTATCTGATGGGGAAGATAGCTCCAGAGTGTTTCAAGATTTACGTCGGCATTGCGAGTTCTTGCGTGCGAGGTGAGGGAAAGGATCGTCCAGCAATGGGTGAAGTGGAGGTAGGACTTGAACATGCACTGCAGTTGCAAGAGAGCGCAGATGCTGCAAGGGAGGAAGGTGAATATGACTATCCCATTGATGAATTAACCTGTAGTGATTCTCCAATTGGGATGTACAGATTTTGA